Proteins encoded by one window of Arabidopsis thaliana chromosome 2, partial sequence:
- a CDS encoding WD-40 repeat family protein / beige-like protein (WD-40 repeat family protein / beige-related; FUNCTIONS IN: nucleotide binding; INVOLVED IN: biological_process unknown; LOCATED IN: cellular_component unknown; EXPRESSED IN: 24 plant structures; EXPRESSED DURING: 14 growth stages; CONTAINS InterPro DOMAIN/s: WD40 repeat-like-containing domain (InterPro:IPR011046), WD40 repeat 2 (InterPro:IPR019782), Beige/BEACH (InterPro:IPR000409), WD40-repeat-containing domain (InterPro:IPR017986), WD40/YVTN repeat-like-containing domain (InterPro:IPR015943), WD40 repeat (InterPro:IPR001680), WD40 repeat, subgroup (InterPro:IPR019781); BEST Arabidopsis thaliana protein match is: unknown protein (TAIR:AT3G60920.1).) yields MEDDDERKLPEADIANPLHNRIEAFDTTLQGISSADRAFKDDDFEQVSLGDQEKAANESQGDLQEPGSFSNSDHGRSSFGGTEVVTYQLSGTQEMYDLMPMDDVQSDRLSSPGPEREAAYSMQQSLSETSLDSVHHPESGYSPVHSPQKPKPKATVPNVSPELLHLVDSAIMGKPESLDKLKNVVCGIENFGCGEESEATAFLVVDSLIATMGGVESFEEDEDSNPPSVMLNSRAAIVSGELIPWLPGLGDNVNFMSPRTRMVRGLLVILRSCTRNRAMCSTAGLLGVLLRSVEAIISKDVDMKWNAAAILLLCIQHLAGHSLSVDDLHRWLQVIKAAITTAWSSPLMLALEKAMSGKESRGPACTFEFDGESSGLLGPGESRWPFTNGYAFATWIYIESFADTLNAATAAAAIAAAAAAKSGKTSAMSAAAAASALAGEGTAHMPRLFSFLSADNQGIEAYFHAQFLVVESGSGKGRKSSLHFTHAFKPQCWYFIGLEHSCKQGLLGKAESELRLYIDGSLYESRPFDFPRISKPLSFCCIGTNPPPTMAGLQRRRRQCPLFAEMGPVYIFKEPIGPERMARLASRGGDVLPCFGNGAGLPWLATNDYVRNKAEESSILDADIGGYTHLLYHPCLLSGRFCPDASLSGAAGTLRRPAEVLGQVHVATRMKPVESFWALAYGGPMSLLPLTVSSVHKDSLEPCLGNLPLSLSTVTLAAPVFRIMSVAIQHPGNNEELCRTQGPEILARILSYLLHSLASLDRKHDGVGEEELVAAIVSLCQSQKINHVLKVQLFRTLLLDLKIWSLCNYGLQKKLLSSLQDMVFTEATAMRDAEAIQLLLDGCRRCYWMISEKDSETTFPLDGNTRQMGELNALIDELLVIIELLMGAASPSLAADDLRRLLGFIIDSPQPNQVHCKFNANASAVCSLLALLLIKLVPLFRSQIMYMNSRKPSYNGLHGEMWVISRENGLTDCTRLCWLVVQPNAARAQMFAEVFITSGGIETLLVLLQREAKTGEDNVLAMGRSGKRSSTDPSEKSPYNESGSVKQLDSNPHDNEIGFDLPGPDGNSVEDDNVGSLNVPESVRQEKEHGSTPVVCDSDSVSISNSINTERLSAEIGGISLSISADSARNNVYNVDNSDAVVVGIIRLIGALISSGHLTFDFDARSDVTSNILGSGLHENGGTMFDDKVALLLFALLKAFQAAPNRLMTDNVYTTLLGASINASSTEDGLNFYDSGHRFEHSQLLLVLLRSLPSASKALQSRALQDLLFLACSHPENRSSLTTMEEWPEWILEILISNYEKDAGKQSASVGSCEVEDMIHNFLIIMLEHSMRQKDGWKDIEATIHCAEWLSIVGGSSTGEQRIRREESLPIFKRRLFGGLLDFAARELQAQTQVIAAAAAGVAAEGLAPKDAKAGAENAAQLSVFLVENAIVILMLVEDHLRSQSKQTCATNAVASPSPLKKRTSTLTAIGESSEISSSRASLSSDSGKVPLDILASMADSSGQISAVAMERLTAASAAEPYESVSCAFVSYGSCAMDLAEGWKYRSRLWYGVGLPSKPSSLGGGGSGSDSWKSTLEKDAHGNWIELPLVKKSVSMLQALLLDESGLGGGLGIGGGSGTGMGGMTALYQLLDSDQPFLCMLRMVLLSMREEDYGEDNMLMRNLSSERSSGNSVTLDSGSQMSMRQSRSALLWSVLSPIINMPISDSKRQRVLVTACVLYSEVWHAISRDRRPLRKQYIEAIVPPFIAVLRRWRPLLAGIHELATADGMNPLVVDDRALAADALPVEGALSMVTPEWAAAFASPPAAMSLAMIAAGAAGWEAPPPPTPSHLRRDSSMLERKTAKLQTFSSFQKPLEPPNNNAPPRPRDKAAAKAAALAAARDLERNAKIGSGRGLSAVAMATSAQRRNIGDMERLQRWNTSEAMGVAWMECLQPVDTKSVYGKDFNALSYKFIAVLVASFALARNMQRSEIDRRMQDDIIAANRLCLGSRAWRKLIRYLAEMRCFFGPFGDGICSPERVFWKLDSMESFSRMRQSIRRNYSGTDHHGAAADYDDQTETKSDNGSKGSQSNPPVVAAEVILMEIAYEEDEHGEGDQLDVKGNAEEHKRDEGRISGSHEHASRTSAGNSDPRTSNDLEMVRDSSVVAPGFVPSELDERILLELPTSMVRPLRVVKGTFQITTRRINFIVDNRESQNLADHSDESQSGDQEKDRSWPMSSLHQIYSRRYLLRRSALELFMVDRSNFFFDFGNTEGRRNAYRAIVQARPPHLNNIYLATQRPEQLLRRTQLMERWARWEISNFEYLMQLNTLAGRSYNDITQYPVFPWIISDNSSESLDLSNPSTFRDLSKPIGALNPERLKKFQERYSSFEDPVIPKFHYGSHYSSAGAVLYYLARVEPFTTLSIQLQGGKFDHADRMFSDFPGTWNGVLEDMSDVKELVPELFYLPEVLTNENSIDFGTTQLGEKLDAVKLPPWAKNPVDFVHKQRRALESEHVSAHLHEWIDLIFGYKQRGKEAIMANNVFFYITYEGTVDIDKITDPVQQRATQDQIAYFGQTPSQLLTVPHMKRMPLKDVLHMQTIFRNPKEIKPYTVQTPERCNLPASAIQASSDSVVIVDMNVPAARVAQHKWQPNTPDGQGTPFLFHHGKATTTSTSGSLMRMFKGPASSGTGDWQFPQAQAFASSGIRSSSVIAITSDGEIITGGHADNSIKLVSSDGAKTLETAFGHCAPVTCLALSPDNNFLVTGSRDSTVLLWRIHKAFTSRTSVSEPSTGSGAPSSTSNTNLANTLANKGKKCRLEGPIQVLRGHRRELVCCCVSSDQGVVVSSSESSDVLLHSIRKGRLIRRLVGVKADSLCISSDGVIMAWSSSEGSISVFTINGVLIAKAKFPLFCSVGCMEISMDGQNALIGMNSCSNSDYSSSNDTSKDSKEIERLDVPSPSICFLNLYTLQVFHVLKLGQGQDITALALNVDNTNLLVSTEDKQLIIFTDPALSLKVVDQMLKLGWE; encoded by the exons ATggaagacgatgatgaaaGAAAGCTCCCTGAAGCTGATATAGCTAATCCTTTGCACAATAGGATAGAGGCATTTGATACGACTTTGCAAGGGATCAGTTCAGCTGATAGAGCCTTTAAGGATGATGATTTTGAACAAGTTTCTCTGGGAGATCAGGAAAAGGCTGCGAATGAATCTCAGGGTGACCTTCAGGAACCTGGAAGCTTTTCAAATTCTGATCATGGGAGGTCTTCATTTGGTGGCACTGAAGTAGTTACTTATCAATTATCCGGGACTCAGGAGATGTATGATCTCATGCCTATGGACGATGTGCAAAGTGACCGACTTTCTAGCCCTGGACCTGAGAGAGAGGCAGCTTATTCCATGCAGCAGTCCCTTTCTGAAACTAGTCTGGATTCTGTCCACCATCCAGAATCTGGATATTCCCCTGTTCATTCCCCGCAGAAGCCCAAGCCAAAGGCCACTGTTCCAAATGTTTCTCCAGAGCTACTGCATCTTGTGGATTCAGCCATCATGGGGAAGCCTGAAAGCTTAGACAAACTAAAGAATGTTGTATGTGGTATTGAGAATTTTGGCTGTGGAGAGGAGTCAGAGGCCACTGCTTTCCTTGTTGTTGATTCACTTATTGCCACCATGGGTGGAGTTGAGAGTTTtgaagaggatgaagataGCAACCCTCCTAGTGTCATGTTAAATTCCCGTGCTGCTATTGTTTCTGGGGAGCTTATTCCTTGGCTTCCTGGTTTAGGTGATAACGTAAATTTTATGTCCCCCAGGACTCGCATGGTTCGGGGTTTGCTTGTTATTTTACGGTCATGCACGAGAAATAGAGCTATGTGTTCCACGGCAGGGTTATTAGGAGTTTTGTTGCGATCAGTGGAAGCGATAATTTCCAAGGACGTTGATATGAAATGGAATGCTGCTGCTATTTTGCTACTATGTATTCAACATTTAGCCGGGCACTCCCTTAGTGTCGATGATTTACACAGGTGGCTTCAAGTTATAAAAGCCGCAATTACAACAGCCTGGTCAAGTCCGTTGATGCTTGCTTTGGAGAAGGCAATGAGTGGAAAGGAATCAAGGGGGCCTGCTTgtacttttgaatttgatggTGAAAGCTCTGGGTTACTTGGTCCCGGAGAAAGTCGTTGGCCCTTTACCAATGGCTACGCATTTGCAACATGGATCTATATTGAATCATTTGCTGACACATTAAATGCTGCAACTGCGGCAGCTGCAATTGCTGCTGCCGCAGCAGCCAAGTCAGGGAAAACATCCGCAATGTCAGCTGCAGCGGCTGCGAGTGCGCTTGCTGGTGAAGGCACTGCTCATATGCCACGTTTGTTCAGCTTTTTGTCCGCTGATAATCAGGGAATAGAAGCATATTTCCACGCTCAATTTCTGGTGGTTGAGAGTGGTAGTGGGAAAGGAAGAAAGTCTTCGCTGCATTTTACTCATGCATTTAAGCCTCAATGTTGGTATTTTATTGGTCTTGAGCATAGCTGCAAGCAAGGACTTCTGGGGAAAGCAGAGAGTGAACTACGATTATATATTGATGGATCCTTGTATGAAAGTCGTCCTTTTGATTTTCCTCGTATATCCAAGCCCCTTTCTTTCTGTTGCATTGGCACAAATCCTCCTCCTACTATGGCTGGTCTACAACGTCGCCGTCGTCAATGTCCTTTGTTTGCAGAGATGGGAccagtttatatatttaaggAACCGATTGGTCCTGAGAGAATGGCGCGTTTGGCGTCTAGAGGTGGAGATGTTTTGCCTTGTTTTGGCAATGGGGCAGGCCTTCCTTGGCTAGCTACAAATGACTATGTACGTAATAAGGCAGAAGAAAGTAGTATTTTGGATGCAGATATTGGAGGATATACCCACCTGCTTTACCACCCTTGTCTGCTAAGTGGGAGATTTTGTCCAGATGCTTCACTTTCTGGAGCAGCAG GCACTCTAAGGCGACCAGCTGAGGTCCTTGGACAAGTCCATGTTGCAACGAGAATGAAGCCAGTGGAGTCTTTCTGGGCCTTAGCTTATGGAGGACCCATGTCCCTGCTTCCTTTGACCGTAAGCAGTGTGCATAAAGATAGCTTGGAGCCATGTCTTGGAAATCTTCCACTGTCTTTGTCCACAGTTACACTTGCTGCACCTGTATTTAGAATTATGTCAGTCGCTATTCAACATCCTGGGAACAATGAAGAGTTGTGTCGTACTCAGGGACCCGAGATTCTTGCTAGAATTCTGAGTTATCTTCTACACTCACTTGCATCCCTTGACAGGAAGCATGATGGAGTAGGAGAAGAGGAGCTAGTTGCTGCCATTGTTTCGCTTTGCCAATCTCAGAAGATCAATCATGTTCTCAAAGTGCAGCTCTTTCGTACGCTTTTATTAGATTTGAAAATATGGAGCCTGTGCAATTATGGACTCCAAAAGAAGCTATTGTCATCCCTTCAAGATATGGTTTTCACTGAAGCAACAGCTATGAGGGATGCCGAAGCTATTCAGTTGCTTCTAGATGGCTGTCGAAGATGCTATTGGATGATTTCTGAGAAGGATTCTGAGACCACTTTTCCTCTTGATGGGAATACGCGTCAAATGGGGGAACTCAATGCTCTGATTGATGAACTTCTGGTGATTATTGAACTTCTAATGGGAGCAGCATCTCCTTCTTTAGCTGCTGATGACCTCCGTCGATTACTTGGTTTCATAATTGACAGCCCACAGCCAAATCAG GTTCATTGCAAATTCAATGCCAATGCATCCGCCGTTTGTAGTTTGCTTGCACTATTACTAATTAAACTAGTTCCGTTATTCCGTAGTCAgattatgtatatgaattCTAGAAAACCATCTTATAATGGTCTGCATGGTGAAATGTGGGTCATTTCAAGAGAGAATGGTCTTACAGATTGCACTCGTCTGTGTTG GTTGGTTGTACAGCCGAATGCTGCAAGAGCTCAGATGTTTGCAGAGGTATTTATAACGTCTGGTGGTATAGAAACACTTCTTGTTCTGCTGCAGAGAGAAGCTAAAACTGGTGAGGATAATGTTTTAGCTATGGGTAGGAGTGGAAAAAGGTCATCGACTGATCCAAGTGAAAAGAGTCCGTACAACGAGTCTGGTTCGGTAAAACAGTTGGATTCCAATCCACACGATAATGAGATTGGCTTTGACCTTCCTGGTCCTGATGGAAATTCTGTTGAGGATGATAATGTTGGGTCTCTGAATGTACCAGAGTCAGTTCGACAAGAAAAGGAGCATGGTTCCACACCTGTCGTTTGTGATAGTGACTCAGTTTCCATCTCCAATTCCATAAATACTGAGAGACTATCAGCTGAAATTGGTGGTATAAGTCTTTCAATAAGTGCTGATAGTGCAAGAAATAACGTGTACAATGTTGACAATAGCGATGCTGTTGTGGTTGGGATCATCAGATTGATTGGTGCTTTAATTTCTAGTGGGCACCTAACATTTGATTTCGATGCCCGTTCTGATGTGACAAGTAACATCCTGGGTAGTGGGCTCCATGAAAATGGTGGAACAATGTTTGATGATAAAGTCGCATTGCTTCTATTTGCTTTGCTGAAGGCATTTCAAGCTGCTCCAAACAGGCTGATGACTGACAACGTCTATACAACTTTGCTTGGGGCCTCG ATCAATGCTTCGTCAACAGAAGATGGCCTTAACTTTTACGATTCAGGTCATCGCTTTGAACATTCCCAACTTTTGTTAGTCCTCCTGCGGTCTCTACCATCTGCATCTAAGGCTCTACAAAGCCGAGCACTTCAG gatcttctttttttggcttGCAGTCATCCGGAAAATAGAAGCAGTCTGACAACAATGGAAGAGTGGCCTGAGTGGATCTTGGAGATACTGATCTCGAACTATGAG AAGGATGCAGGGAAGCAGTCTGCTTCAGTGGGTTCTTGTGAGGTAGAAGATATGATTCACAACTTCTTGATCATAATGTTGGAACATTCAATGCGCCAGAAAGATGGTTGGAAG GATATCGAGGCTACAATTCATTGTGCAGAGTGGCTTTCTATCGTTGGTGGTTCCAGCACTGGAGAGCAAAGAAttag GCGTGAGGAGTCACTACCAATTTTTAAAAGACGACTTTTTGGTGGATTGCTAGACTTTGCTGCCAGAGAACTGCAAGCTCAG ACTCAAGTTATTGCTGCAGCAGCTGCTGGTGTTGCTGCAGAGGGTCTAGCACCAAAGGATGCAAAAGCAGGAGCAGAAAATGCTGCTCAGCTTTCTGTTTTTCTGGTGGAAAATGCAATCGTGATTTTGATGCTTGTCGAAGATCATTTGCGGTCACAAAGCAAACAGACTTGTGCAACCAATGCAGTTGCTTCTCCATCCCCTCTTAAAAAACGTACAAGCACACTGACAGCGATCGGAGAATCATCAGAGATTTCTAGCAGCCGTGCTTCACTGTCAAGTGATTCAGGGAAAGTCCCTTTAGAT atACTCGCATCAATGGCTGATTCAAGTGGACAGATTTCTGCAGTCGCAATGGAGCGCCTTACTGCTGCTTCTGCAGCTGAGCCTTATGAATCTGTTTCATGTGCTTTTGTTTCATATGGCAGCTGTGCCATGGATTTGGCTGAGGGTTGGAAGTACAGGAGTCGATTGTGGTATGGTGTTGGCCTTCCCTCTAAACCCAGTTCacttggtggtggtggcagTGGTTCAGACTCCTGGAAATCTACTTTAGAAAAAGATGCTCATGGAAACTGGATTGAACTTCCATTGGTTAAAAAATCTGTATCCATGCTTCAAGCTTTGCTATTAGATGAGTCTGGACTCGGAGGTGGCCTTGGAATAGGTGGAGGATCTGGTACGGGGATGGGAGGGATGACAGCCCTCTACCAGTTGCTGGACAGTGATCAGCCTTTCTTATGTATGCTGCGGATGGTGCTTCTGTCTATGAGGGAGGAAGACTATGGCGAAGATAATATGTTGATGAGAAATCTAAGTTCTGAACGCTCCTCAGGGAATTCAGTTACATTAGATAGTGGTTCTCAGATGTCTATGCGACAATCCCGATCAGCTTTATTGTGGAG TGTGCTATCTCCTATCATAAACATGCCAATATCCGATTCAAAGAGGCAGAGAGTACTGGTTACTGCATGTGTTCTCTATTCTGAG GTATGGCATGCTATCAGCAGAGACAGAAGACCACTTCGTAAGCAGTATATAGAGGCTATTGTACCACCATTTATTGCAGTCCTCCGGAGATGGCGACCACTTTTGGCGGGCATTCATGAACTTGCCACTGCTGATGGTATGAATCCCCTTGTCGTTGATGATCGTGCCTTGGCTGCTGATGCGCTCCCCGTTGAG GGTGCTCTTTCTATGGTTACTCCGGAGTGGGCTGCTGCTTTTGCTTCACCGCCTGCTGCAATGTCTCTGGCAATGATAGCTGCAGGGGCAGCTGGTTGGGAAGCACCACCACCTCCTACACCTTCACATCTTAGGCGAGACTCTTCAATGCTTGAGCGTAAGACTGCGAAACTTCAGACCTTTTCAAGCTTCCAGAAACCACTGGAGCCTCCAAACAACAATGCACCACCTCGACCAAGAGACAAAGCTGCTGCAAAGGCGGCAGCTTTGGCAGCCGCACGAGATCTTGAACGGAATGCAAAGATTGGTTCAGGAAGAGGTCTGAGCGCTGTTGCAATGGCAACATCTGCACAGCGGAGGAATATCGGTGACATGGAGCGTTTACAGAGATGGAACACTTCTGAAGCTATGGGAGTGGCGTGGATGGAATGTCTCCAACCAGTGGATACAAAATCAGTTTATGGAAAAGATTTTAATGCTTTGTCCTACAAATTTATTGCTGTACTTGTTGCGAGTTTTGCATTAGCACGTAACATGCAAAGATCAGAG ATTGATAGGCGTATGCAAGATGATATCATAGCGGCAAACCGTCTATGCTTGGGAAGCCGTGCTTGGCGAAAACTAATTCGTTACTTGGCAGAGATGCGATGcttttttgggccttttggAGATGGAATATGCAGTCCTGAACGC GTTTTCTGGAAACTTGATTCTATGGAAAGCTTTTCGAGGATGAGACAGTCTATAAGGAGGAATTATTCTGGGACTGATCATCACGGGGCAGCAGCAGATTATGACGATcagacagaaacaaaaagtgatAATGGTAGCAAGGGTTCTCAATCAAATCCTCCTGTTGTTGCTGCTGAAGTAATATTAATGGAAATAGCGTATGAAGAGGATGAACATGGAGAGGGTGATCAGCTTGATGTCAAAGGTAATGCTGAAGAACATAAAAGGGATGAAGGGAGAATATCTGGGTCACATGAGCATGCATCCAGAACTTCAGCAGGAAACAGTGATCCTCGAACATCAAATGACCTTGAAATGGTCCGAGATTCTTCAGTAGTAGCACCTGGCTTTGTTCCCAGTGAACTTGATGAAAGGATCCTTCTTGAACTTCCAACATCTATGGTCCGGCCACTAAGGGTTGTGAAAGGAACCTTTCAA ATTACAACAAGGagaataaattttattgttgaCAACAGAGAAAGCCAGAATTTGGCTGATCACTCAGATGAGTCCCAATCAGGTGATCAAGAAAAGGATCGTAGTTGGCCAATGTCTTCTCTTCATCAGATTTATAGCCGGAG aTATCTCCTGAGAAGGAGTGCCCTGGAACTTTTTATGGTTGACCgttcaaacttcttctttgattttggg AATACTGAGGGAAGAAGAAATGCATATCGAGCTATCGTGCAAGCAAGGCCTCCTCACTTAAACAATATTTACCTAGCAACTCAG AGGCCGGAACAGCTTTTGAGAAGAACTCAGTTAATGGAGCGCTGGGCTAGATGGGAG ATCAGCAATTTTGAATACTTAATGCAGCTTAACACGTTGGCTGGCCGTAGTTACAATGACATTACTCAG TATCCTGTTTTCCCGTGGATTATTTCTGACAACAGTTCAGAAAGTCTGGACCTTTCAAATCCATCTACCTTCAGAGATCTTTCCAAG CCAATTGGTGCATTGAACCCAGAGCGGctcaaaaaatttcaagagCGGTATTCTAGCTTCGAAGATCCAGTTATTCCCAAATTCCACTATGGCTCACATTACTCGAGTGCTGGAGCA GTGTTGTATTATCTTGCCAGAGTTGAACCTTTCACAACCCTATCAATTCAACTTCAAGGTGGAAAGTTTGATCATGCAGACCGCATGTTTTCAGACTTTCCAGGCACTTGGAATGGAGTTCTTGAAGACATGAGTGATGTGAAAGAATTG GTTCCAGAGTTGTTTTACCTCCCTGAGGTGCTGACCAACGAAAATTCGATTGACTTTGGTACAACACAGTTGGGAGAAAAGCTTG ATGCTGTAAAACTTCCTCCTTGGGCCAAAAACCCAGTGGATTTTGTACACAAGCAACGAAGGGCTCTTGAGAGCGAGCATGTATCTGCTCATTTGCATGAATGGATTGATCTCATATTTGG GTATAAGCAACGTGGCAAAGAAGCTATAATGGCAAATAACGTTTTCTTCTACATTACCTACGAGGGGACTGTTGATATTGATAAGATCACGGACCCG GTACAACAACGTGCCACACAAGACCAGATAGCTTATTTTGGGCAAACACCATCCCAGCTGTTGACAGTTCCTCACATGAAGAGGATGCCGTTGAAAGATGTCCTACATATGCAGACTATTTTTCGAAAtccaaaagaaataaaaccaTATACTGTTCAAACCCCAGAGCGCTGCAACTTACCAGCCTCAGCCATTCAGGCATCTTCAGATAGTGTTGTGATTGTGGACATGAATGTGCCAGCAGCTCGTGTTGCACAGCACAAGTGGCAACCAAACACTCCTGATGGCCAAGGTACTCCTTTCCTCTTCCATCACGGGAAggcaacaacaacttcaactAGTGGATCATTGATGCGCATGTTCAAGGGTCCAGCTAGTTCTGGAACTGGTGACTGGCAATTTCCTCAGGCACAAGCATTTGCCTCATCAGGAATCAGAAGTTCGTCCGTGATTGCTATTACTAGCGATGGGGAAATAATCACAG GTGGACATGCGGATAATAGTATCAAGCTAGTCTCATCTGATGGGGCAAAAACTCTGGAAACAGCTTTTGGGCACTGTGCCCCTGTTACATGTCTGGCTCTTTCTCCAGACAACAACTTCCTTGTGACGGGTTCACGGGACAGTACTGTTTTGCTATGGAGAATTCACAAGGCGTTTACTTCTCGAACAAGCGTGTCTGAGCCATCAACTGGCTCTGGAGCGCCTTCCTCCACAAGCAACACGAATCTGGCCAATACGTTGGCAAACAAAGGCAAAAAATGTCGCCTTGAAGGGCCTATACAAGTGCTCCGAGGCCATCGAAGAGAATTAGTTTGTTGTTGTGTCAGCTCAGACCAAGGAGTCGTTGTTTCGTCTTCTGAGTCCTCAGATGTTCTATTGCATTCCATTAGAAAAGGACGGCTGATCAGACGATTAGTTGGTGTGAAGGCAGATTCTCTCTGCATTTCATCGGATGGGGTTATAATGGCGTGGAGTAGTTCAGAAGGTTCTATTAGCGTGTTCACCATTAACGGTGTTCTGATTGCCAAAGCAAAATTTCCCCTCTTTTGTAGCGTTGGTTGCATGGAAATATCCATGGATGGTCAAAATGCCTTGATAGGGATGAACTCATGTTCCAACTCGGATTATTCGAGTAGTAATGATACATCGAAAGATAgcaaagaaattgaaagacTGGATGTTCCATCTCCTTCAATTTGCTTCCTCAACTTATACACACTACAG GTATTCCATGTGCTAAAGCTTGGTCAAGGCCAGGATATAACCGCACTGGCTCTGAACGTTGACAACACGAACCTCTTAGTTTCCACAGAAGATAAACAATTGATAATCTTCACTGATCCGGCT TTAAGCTTAAAGGTGGTGGATCAGATGCTGAAGCTCGGGTGGGAATGA